Proteins from one Streptomyces genisteinicus genomic window:
- a CDS encoding helix-turn-helix domain-containing protein — MSGQAHPGPPGPGGARTSGDIGRRVAARRKQLGLSREELALRAASAPGYIEYLEEKTAAPGMGFLLRLADALETTVTALTGGDAEQSGGVGRAGYHPQLVELAADECWSLLGTHGVGRVAVTAPDGPAILPVNYVVADREVAFRTSAGSMPGRVAGGETAFEVDHIDEAFSQGWSVLVVGTARTVTDEAGVSRLDGMAYSEPWAGGDRDLWVALSAERVTGRRILVRGAPGTM, encoded by the coding sequence ATGTCCGGACAAGCGCACCCGGGACCGCCCGGCCCGGGCGGGGCACGCACGAGCGGGGACATCGGCCGCAGGGTGGCGGCCCGGCGGAAGCAGCTGGGACTCTCCCGGGAGGAGCTCGCGCTGAGGGCCGCCTCGGCCCCCGGGTACATCGAGTACCTGGAGGAGAAGACTGCCGCGCCCGGCATGGGCTTCCTGCTGCGGCTGGCCGACGCGCTGGAGACCACGGTCACGGCGCTGACGGGCGGGGACGCGGAGCAGTCGGGGGGAGTGGGGCGTGCCGGGTACCACCCGCAGCTGGTTGAGCTGGCCGCGGACGAGTGCTGGTCGCTGCTGGGGACGCACGGGGTCGGCCGGGTCGCGGTGACGGCGCCGGACGGACCCGCGATCCTCCCGGTGAACTACGTGGTCGCCGACCGCGAGGTCGCCTTCCGTACCTCCGCCGGTTCGATGCCCGGGCGGGTGGCCGGCGGGGAGACCGCCTTCGAGGTCGACCACATCGACGAGGCCTTCAGCCAGGGCTGGAGCGTGCTCGTGGTCGGCACGGCCAGGACGGTCACGGACGAGGCGGGGGTGAGCCGGCTGGACGGCATGGCGTACTCCGAGCCCTGGGCCGGCGGGGACCGGGACCTGTGGGTCGCCCTGTCGGCGGAACGGGTCACCGGTCGGCGGATCCTCGTCCGCGGAGCACCCGGCACGATGTAG